One Scomber scombrus chromosome 4, fScoSco1.1, whole genome shotgun sequence genomic region harbors:
- the vps37ba gene encoding VPS37B subunit of ESCRT-I a, whose translation MSSFADKFSAYTMTQLNEILEDDEKLTQMVQEMDEMQEVQQSKETTLVSNRTLAELNLALQPRLEHNKEELTKRYNCLQENFETYQLRKSTLDHKSGNTSLDILLALLQAEGAKIEEETENMADSFLDGDMTLDSFIDAYHNKRKLAHLRRVKIEKLQEMVMRGQHLPQASVPTSRSQDVSAAARPSSSLLGEDGSGSSPVPQPRRKPPPPPSHPAPILNQVPTNPQSPLFYSATPYPPIPPRTSQQFPNVPTGYPSHFLSQYPPALPQRPPPRMAPQPGFIMQ comes from the exons ATGTCTAGTTTTGCCGACAAGTTCAGCGCTTACACGATGACCCAGCTCAACGAAATACTGGAGGACGACGAAAAGCTCACGCAAATGGTACAAGAGATGGACGAG ATGCAGGAGGTCCAGCAGAGCAAGGAGACGACTCTGGTCAGCAACCGAACCCTGGCGGAGCTGAATCTGGCCCTGCAGCCTAGACTGGAGCACAATAAAGAGGAGCTCACCAAGCGCTACAACTGTCTTCAGGAGAACTTTGAAACCTACCAGCTTCGCAAGTCCACCCTAG ACCACAAGTCAGGAAACACCTCCCTGGACATTTTGCTGGCTCTGCTGCAGGCAGAGGGAGCCAAAAtagaagaggagacagag AATATGGCCGACTCCTTCCTGGATGGCGACATGACCCTGGACTCCTTCATCGACGCCTACCATAACAAGAGGAAGCTGGCCCACCTGAGACGGGTCAAGATCGAGAAGCTGCAGGAAATGGTGATGAGGGGCCAGCATCTCCCCCAGGCGTCAGTCCCTACCTCCCGATCTCAGGACGTGTCAGCGGCAGCCAgaccttcctcctccctcctcggCGAGGACGGCAGTGGCTCGTCCCCGGTCCCCCAGCCTAGAAGGAAacccccacctcctccatcCCATCCAGCCCCGATTCTTAATCAAGTCCCCACTAACCCCCAGTCTCCCCTCTTCTACTCCGCAACGCCATACCCCCCAATCCCTCCAAGAACGAGCCAACAATTCCCCAACGTCCCCACTGGGTATCCCAGCCACTTCCTATCTCAGTACCCGCCCGCTCTGCCGCAGAGGCCTCCACCTCGCATGGCCCCGCAGCCCGGCTTCATCATGCAATAA